From a single Mobula birostris isolate sMobBir1 chromosome 13, sMobBir1.hap1, whole genome shotgun sequence genomic region:
- the LOC140207259 gene encoding C-type lectin domain family 12 member A-like isoform X2, giving the protein MQRIRDRMDDSETHSNINFTNRDSRCPSRAEPDVSYAEINFKTVSEPRIRTDRDGLNCTYSELYFRKEEPRIDEDEDPPIALRPGGLPTTAQTDAHEQESKLKIGNRSKRQICILRLVTSALIVTVIGLSIHVSQIAKSKFTLDRNYRALNSTLQSKINEIETKFRSVNKTKSQICELLSSRRDQTCLQDWSKSEDRCYFISTFIKSYDGAKKHCSEFDASLLEINSNEEKNAVSKALVLEYETYWTGNCEAGEVASRFMYKDYNGTLFCRSCDSEEWRIYCNRQHRFICEKSAHSCTDISEKIQNLCEQSIGPT; this is encoded by the exons CTGAACCTGATGTATCGTACGCTGAAATTAATTTCAAGACCGTCTCGGAGCCCCGGATCCGGACAGATCGAG ACGGTCTGAACTGCACCTACTCAGAGCTGTACTTTCGGAAAGAGGAACCTCGCATCGATGAGGACGAAGATCCCCCCATTGCCTTGAGACCCGGCGGGCTGCCAACCACTGCACAAACAG ATGCGCATGAACAGGAGTCGAAACTGAAGATCGGAAATAGATCCAAACGTCAGATCTGCATCCTCCGCCTAGTTACGTCCGCCCTCATCGTGACAGTGATCGGACTCTCGATCCATG TGTCACAGATTGCCAAGTCTAAGTTCACCCTCGACCGAAACTACCGTGCGTTAAACTCAACCCTTCAATCCAAGATCAACGAGATCGAAACGAAGTTCAGATCTGTCAACAAAACCAAGTCTCAAATCTGTGAACTTCTGTCCAGCAGAAGAG ATCAAACGTGTCTTCAGGACTGGAGCAAAAGTGAAGATCGGTGTTATTTTATATCCACGTTTATAAAATCTTATGATGGTGCGAAAAAACATTGTTCAGAATTTGATGCAAGTCTGCTCGAAATAAATTCAAACGAGGAAAAG AATGCTGTTTCCAAAGCTCTCGTCCTTGAATACGAAACATACTGGACTGGAAATTGCGAGGCCGG GGAAGTGGCTTCTCGTTTTATGTACAAGGATTACAATGGGACGCTCTTCTGTCGTAGCTGCGACTCGGAAGAATGGAGGATCTATTGCAATCGTCAACACCGTTTCATCTGCGAGAAGAGTGCACATTCGTGCACGGATATTTCTGAAAAGATCCAGAATCTCTGTGAACAGTCCATAGGGCCAACTTGA